In one window of Micromonospora cathayae DNA:
- a CDS encoding LacI family DNA-binding transcriptional regulator, whose amino-acid sequence MSVSISDVAARAGVSRATVSHVLSGNRPVSQRVQSRVREAMRDLGYVPSRTAQNLARGTTRTIGLLVPDIGNSFFAELAKGVEQASIERGFNVLLGNTGWTSERELFYLETLKSQAVDGVVYAAGAPAPTSRLAEVLAGVPMVAVDEELGELAAATIVSDNRAGGVLTAHHLAGLGHRRAAVLGASPDLVSSMQRVDGFVATWTELVGRAPEVVEGSFEEESGYRAAAALVPRVRAGAVTALFALNDLVALGALRALREAALTVPVDCSVVGFDDIWAARHVSPGLTTVRQDAVGMGALAAEALLRVLRDPAGAPGPGRQVLPVDLTVRGTTAPPPQTGGDDDGRD is encoded by the coding sequence ATGTCTGTCTCTATCAGTGACGTGGCCGCTCGGGCCGGAGTCAGCCGAGCGACCGTGTCCCACGTGCTGAGCGGCAACCGGCCGGTCAGTCAGCGGGTCCAGTCCCGCGTCCGGGAGGCGATGCGCGACCTCGGGTACGTCCCGAGCCGGACCGCGCAGAACCTTGCCCGGGGCACCACCCGCACCATCGGGCTGCTCGTACCCGACATCGGCAACAGCTTCTTCGCCGAGCTGGCGAAGGGCGTGGAGCAGGCGTCCATCGAGCGGGGCTTCAACGTCCTGCTCGGCAACACCGGCTGGACGTCCGAGCGGGAGCTGTTCTACCTGGAGACGCTGAAGTCGCAGGCGGTCGACGGGGTCGTGTACGCGGCGGGAGCGCCCGCGCCGACCTCCCGGCTGGCCGAGGTGCTGGCCGGCGTCCCGATGGTGGCGGTGGACGAGGAACTGGGCGAGCTGGCCGCCGCCACCATCGTGTCGGACAACCGGGCCGGCGGGGTACTCACCGCGCACCACCTCGCCGGGCTCGGCCACCGCCGGGCGGCCGTGCTCGGGGCCAGCCCCGACCTGGTCAGCAGCATGCAGCGGGTGGACGGCTTCGTCGCCACCTGGACCGAACTGGTCGGCCGGGCCCCGGAGGTGGTCGAGGGCTCCTTCGAGGAGGAGTCCGGCTACCGGGCCGCCGCCGCCCTGGTCCCCCGCGTCCGGGCCGGGGCGGTGACCGCCCTGTTCGCCCTCAACGACCTGGTCGCGCTGGGCGCGCTGCGGGCGCTGCGGGAGGCCGCACTGACCGTGCCGGTGGACTGCTCGGTCGTCGGGTTCGACGACATCTGGGCCGCCCGGCACGTCAGCCCCGGGCTGACCACCGTCCGGCAGGACGCCGTCGGCATGGGGGCACTGGCCGCCGAGGCGCTGCTGCGGGTGCTCCGCGATCCCGCCGGTGCCCCCGGCCCCGGTCGGCAGGTGCTGCCGGTCGACCTGACCGTACGGGGCACCACCGCCCCGCC